The DNA window TGTCGTTGCCGGTGCCGCCGGTCAGGCGGTCCTGGCCGGCGTAGCCGACCAGCGTGTCGCCGTCCGCGCCGCCGTCGACGATGTCGGCGCCGGGGCTGCCCAACACCTGGTCGACGCCGGCACCCGCGTTCACCGTGGCCCGCTTGACGGTACGGACGTCCAGCACGTCGTTGCCGTCGCCCAGGTTGGCGGTCACCGTGCTCACGTTCGGCGCGTTGCACCGCACCTGCCGTACGGTCACGGCCACACACCCCGTGCCAGGCGTGACCATGTCGCCGTTGTCCGTCACGGTGTAGACCGTCCCCGACAACTGCACAGAGATCTTGTTCGCCTTGCCCGCTTGAGCATTGATCTGCAGGATCGACCCCGCGACCGTCACACCGCTCGCCGCGTACGCCGGGGTCGCGACCAACGCGGCCGCGCACAGGGTGATCGGTACGAGAGGCGCAACCAGGCCCCACTTCAGCTTCATATCCGTCCTCTACTTTCTACTCATCTCGCCCAGAAGGGTGGCTGAGGGCAGACTCGGTAGACATCGGAAACGGGTGCCCATATCGGCAGGGGCGACTGCCTAGATGTCGGTGGTCCAGTGCAGAGTGGGCGCCATGTTCGAGACACCCGCCGAGGTCGCCCAGCTCCAGACACTCCTCGACGCCTCGCTGCCGCGTTCGACCCAGCACCTGCGCAACATCGTCAAGCCGGAACGGTCGATGACCGCCGAGCAGCTCGTCACCGTTCTCACCGGCATGCGCACGCTCTCCGTCGCCACCGTCACCGCGAAGGGCGAGCCCCGGATCAGCGGCCTCGACGGGCACTTCCTGCATGCCCGCTGGCACTTCAGCACCTCCGAGAAGGCCGCCAAGGTCGGCCATCTGCGCAGGCGCCCGGCGGTCAGCGTCGCCCACATCGTCGGCGACGACCTCGGCGTGTTCTGCCACGGCACGGTCGAGTTCCTCGAACGCGACCACCCCGACTTCGACGCGCTCCACGACCACCTCGTCCAGCACTACGGCAGCGATCCCGACAGCTGGCAGGAGGACCCGATCGCCTACCTGCGCGTCCAGCCGTCCTGGATGGTCGGGTACGCGCACGACCCCGCCGGGATCACGGCGCAGGCCGCGACCGGGTAGGATCCCGGGCAGAGTCCGAGACCAGGGAGTCACCGTGCGGGAGCAGAAACAGGCCTAGCCGTCGCGCCAGCCTGCCCACACACCAAAGAAGGTCTCCTCAAATGCAGTCCCACGACTGGATCGTGCGTACGGCCGACGACGTCATCGCCGCCGCACAGGAACGCCAGGCCGACCCGATCGTCTGTGCCTCCGGGATCAGCCCGTCCGGGCCGGTTCACCTCGGCAACCTGCGCGAGCTCACCACGCAGCACTTCGTCGCCGAGGAGATCAAGCGCCGTGGCGTCCCCTGCGAACACCTGTTGTTCTGGGACGACTACGACCGCCTCCGCAAGATCCCGGCCGGCGTCCCACCGGAGTTCGCCGAGCACCTCGGCCGGCCGCTGACCGGCGTACCCGACCCGTGGGGCGAGTACGCGAGCTGGGCCGAACGGTTCGCCACCCCGGTACGTGACGCGATTCGTCAACTGGGCATGGACATTCGCGAGATCTTCCAGACTGAACGGTACGCCGCCGGCGCCTACACCGGCCCCGTCGTCCGCGCGATGCGCGAACGCGACACGATCCGCGACGTGCTCGCCCGCTATCGCACGAAGGGCAAGGAACGCACGGACGAGGAGTACTGGCCGTACCGCGTCTACTGCCAGACCTGCGGCCGCGACACGACCAGCATCACCCACTACGACGACGCGACCACCGCGCTGGCGTACACCTGCGAGTGCGGGCACACCGGCGGCTTCGTCCTCGAGACCACCAACAGCGGCAAGCTTTTCTTCAAGGTGGACTGGCCGATGCGCTGGGCGGCGGTACCCGTGACGTTCGAGGCCGCAGGCGCCGACCACTCCTCCCCCGGCTCGACGATGACGGTCGGATCGGAGCTGTGCCGCAAGGTGTTCGGCGCCGAGCCGCCCGTCTACCTCGGGTACGCGTTCGTCGGGATCCGCGGCGCGTCGAAGCTGTCCAGCTCCGCCGGCGCCGTCCCGACGCCCGCCGACGGCCTGCGCGTCATCGAGGCGCCGATCCTGCGCTGGCTGTACGAGCGCCGCCGGCCGAACCAGTCGATCACGATCGACTTCGGCAGCGAGATCACGCGCCTGTACGACGAGTGGGACCGCCTCGACGACCCGACGGCGTACGAACGCGCGACTCGTACGACCACGACCGAGCTTCCCCAACCAGCCAAGCGGATTCCCTGGCGCCTGCTCACCTCCGTGCTCGACCTCACCGCGGGCGACGACGCCCAACTGCTGCGGATCCTCCGCGACGTCGACGCCGACAGCAAGGAGCTCGCGCTGGCGGATCTCGAGCCCCGCTTGAGCAGAGCCCGCGCCTGGGTCGCCGAGCATCTGCCGGAAGAGGCTCGGACCCACGTACGCACAGAGCCGGACAGCGAACGACTTTCCGCCTTGTCAGAAAGGGAATCCCGGGCACTCGCCACGCTACTCGACCGGCTCGAGGACGACTGGAGTCTGGTCGGTCTCACCACTCTGGTGTACGGCGTTCCCAAGCTGGTCCGAGGACTGCCGATCGACGCCCCGCCGACAGCCGAGCTCAAGCAGGATCAGCGCGCGTTCTTCGCACTCGTCTACACCTTGCTGGTC is part of the Tenggerimyces flavus genome and encodes:
- a CDS encoding pyridoxamine 5'-phosphate oxidase family protein — its product is MFETPAEVAQLQTLLDASLPRSTQHLRNIVKPERSMTAEQLVTVLTGMRTLSVATVTAKGEPRISGLDGHFLHARWHFSTSEKAAKVGHLRRRPAVSVAHIVGDDLGVFCHGTVEFLERDHPDFDALHDHLVQHYGSDPDSWQEDPIAYLRVQPSWMVGYAHDPAGITAQAATG
- the lysS gene encoding lysine--tRNA ligase; translation: MQSHDWIVRTADDVIAAAQERQADPIVCASGISPSGPVHLGNLRELTTQHFVAEEIKRRGVPCEHLLFWDDYDRLRKIPAGVPPEFAEHLGRPLTGVPDPWGEYASWAERFATPVRDAIRQLGMDIREIFQTERYAAGAYTGPVVRAMRERDTIRDVLARYRTKGKERTDEEYWPYRVYCQTCGRDTTSITHYDDATTALAYTCECGHTGGFVLETTNSGKLFFKVDWPMRWAAVPVTFEAAGADHSSPGSTMTVGSELCRKVFGAEPPVYLGYAFVGIRGASKLSSSAGAVPTPADGLRVIEAPILRWLYERRRPNQSITIDFGSEITRLYDEWDRLDDPTAYERATRTTTTELPQPAKRIPWRLLTSVLDLTAGDDAQLLRILRDVDADSKELALADLEPRLSRARAWVAEHLPEEARTHVRTEPDSERLSALSERESRALATLLDRLEDDWSLVGLTTLVYGVPKLVRGLPIDAPPTAELKQDQRAFFALVYTLLVGRDTGPRLPTLLLALGPDRIRGLLSYHTG